DNA sequence from the Sporocytophaga myxococcoides genome:
TGGGAGATGTTGGAGCTGCAATATCACCAGATGCCAATTCAATCTTTTGGAACCCAGCTAAACTAGCCTTTGCCGAAAAAGATATGGGATTTGCCATTAGTTATACTCCATGGCTAAGAAAACTTGTAAATGACATGTCACTTTCTTACTTGTCTGGCTATAAAAAGCTAAGAAAAGAAGAAGCTATCGGAATTTCAATGAATTACTTCAATCTGGGGAATATTACCTTTACAGATATAAACGGTAATAACATGGGGGATTTTCGGCCAAAAGAGTTTTCATTCACAGGATGTTATTCAAGAAAATTAAGTAAGACATTAGGAGTCGCAGTAGGTCTTAAATACATTCATTCTAACCTTTCAGGTAGCATATCAATCAACAATTCGGGTACAACGACCGCAGCTAAACCAGGAAATACAGCTGCAGGAGACATTGGGGTCTATTTTAACAATGATTATATAATAGCAGGAACAAATACAAACATTGCTCTAGGTGCAATGTTATCAAACCTTGGAGCAAAAATATCATATACCAATAGTAGCCAAAAAGATTTCATCCCGACAAGTTTGAGAGTTGGTACTGCAGTAACAACTGAATTGGACCCATATAATAAGCTGGTCTTCGCTTTAGATGCCAATAAGTTG
Encoded proteins:
- the porV gene encoding type IX secretion system outer membrane channel protein PorV — its product is MIKRLFFSLSIVVLTNQITLGQGSGLTLGGQDVERNPITTATPFLTISPDARSGAMGDVGAAISPDANSIFWNPAKLAFAEKDMGFAISYTPWLRKLVNDMSLSYLSGYKKLRKEEAIGISMNYFNLGNITFTDINGNNMGDFRPKEFSFTGCYSRKLSKTLGVAVGLKYIHSNLSGSISINNSGTTTAAKPGNTAAGDIGVYFNNDYIIAGTNTNIALGAMLSNLGAKISYTNSSQKDFIPTSLRVGTAVTTELDPYNKLVFALDANKLLVPTPPQRDSLNNIVKGKDPERNLLSGVLGSFSDAPGGFKEEMQEIILSGGVEYWYNDLFAVRGGYFYENPHKGNRKYFTLGFGIRYQVFGLDFAYLVPVRSNNPLAETLRFTLHFNFERKSQKDIDTITE